The Sorangiineae bacterium MSr11954 DNA segment GGTCGTTTGGGGGGCCACCTCGCAGCGCGGTCCGTTGGAGGAGCCGCCCGAGCTGAGCGCCGTTCTTCACGTGGTGGATCCGTTCGAGGAGGGTGGAACCGTCACCCAGCTGCACCCCGAGCGGGTGCAGCAAGATTCGGAGCAGGAGACGAAGCAAGATACGGAGCGGGCCTCGGAGTCGCACATCCCGCTGCCGCCCCCGCGCACCCTGCCTCTGCCCCCGCTCCCGGACGTGAACTCGCCGCCCCCCGAGCCGAGTCAGACCAAGGTGGCGGACACCACCCGCGAGGCCTCCTCCACGAAGACCCCGTCCGTGCCGCCGCCCGATCTTCGCGATCTCGCGCCCAGCGCCCAGCGCGCCCTGCGCGAGGTGCGCAGCCTGCCCGGCATCGACGCGCTCCGCAAAGGCAAGGCGCTGCGCGAGTCCGTGCGGCACCCCGATTTCGGCTATGTCGCGCAGTCCTTCGCGGCCATCTACATCGTGGTCCTCGTCTTCGAGTCCCACTTCGACGAGCTCCGCGCCGAGCGCGCCCTGATCGACGCGCTCCCGCGCATCGAGCGCCTGGTCCTCGCCTTGCCGCCCCTCGATCCCACGCCGGAGCCGCGCTCCAACGCCGTCGCCCTGCGCCGCCCGCGCCGTCGATAGCGCATCCACGCATCGCTTCGTGAGCGCGCGCGTCACTTCACGTTGGCGCGCGTCACTTGACGAGGGCGCGCGTCTTTCACGCGGGCGCGCGTCACTTGACGAGGGCGCGCGTCACTTGACGAGGGCGCGCGTCTTTCACGCGGGCGCGCGTCACTTGACGAGGGCGCGCCCCAACATGTCCTTGACGCAGCGAAGGGCGTGCGAGCGCATGGCGCGCGCCAGCTCCACATTGACCGTGCTTTGGGCCAGCGGGCGAAGGCGGCGCACCCGATCGGTGATCTCGGGGATGCGCTCCGAGCTCTCCTTCGGGATCGCCCCGGGATCGCTGCCCAGGTAGCGCGCGAAGATATGCCGGGTCGAGAGCTCCAGAAAGCGCCGCGCGATGCGATCCATGTCCTCGCGCAAAAGCTCGACTTGCTCGAGCAGCGCCCGAATCGGCACCCCGGCGGCATGAAGCTCCACCCCGATGGCGAACAAGCGCGGGCTCGGCACCCGAAACAGCGTTGCCTTGGCAATATTTTGCACATCCGCCGCCCCCACGCCGGAGAGGCGCCCCGACATTGCCGGCACGTCCGAGCCCGCCTCGGGCTCCACGATGCCGAGCCGGATGGCCGCCGCCAGGCAGGTGATCGCATCCGGCTCGGGAAAGAGCCGAAACAGCTCGTCCAAGCTCACGGTGCCCGGCGCCTCGTCCGCCGGCCCCATGGCCTCCGCCACCAACCCGAGCACGGCGCCCAGGCTTTGCCCGCCGTCCCAGGCTTGCACCAGCTCCTTGATGTTCGCCAAGGTATAGCCCCGCTCGAGCAGCTGCCCCACGAGCCGCAAGCGCGCCAAATGCGTCTCGTCGTAGACGGCGACCCGGCCTCGTTTGCGCGGGCGCGGCAGGAGCCCCTTGTCTTGATACGCGCGCACGTTGCGCACGGTGGTCATCGCCTCGCGCGCGAGATCCTCGATGCGGTACTCCGCGCTGGCCTCCGTCACGCCGCGGCCTTCCACCGC contains these protein-coding regions:
- a CDS encoding MerR family transcriptional regulator; translated protein: MTEASAEYRIEDLAREAMTTVRNVRAYQDKGLLPRPRKRGRVAVYDETHLARLRLVGQLLERGYTLANIKELVQAWDGGQSLGAVLGLVAEAMGPADEAPGTVSLDELFRLFPEPDAITCLAAAIRLGIVEPEAGSDVPAMSGRLSGVGAADVQNIAKATLFRVPSPRLFAIGVELHAAGVPIRALLEQVELLREDMDRIARRFLELSTRHIFARYLGSDPGAIPKESSERIPEITDRVRRLRPLAQSTVNVELARAMRSHALRCVKDMLGRALVK